A single genomic interval of Spinacia oleracea cultivar Varoflay chromosome 6, BTI_SOV_V1, whole genome shotgun sequence harbors:
- the LOC130463869 gene encoding uncharacterized protein, translated as MAVSVLLNSLHSGFGRFKQLYLSEPREETVAEFIHLVRKAEIVLDCEAKDLLKARKRPFKKGGKSKGNAKSKQDKSTSSCLYCDGIGHYKRECPKLKEDQKNGTVVPSSGTKKK; from the exons atggcagtctctgtcttgctcaattcactacacagtgggtttggtcgcttcaagcaactatacctaagtgaaccaagagaagaaacagttgcagaatttattcaccttgtcagaaaggctgaaatagtactggactgtgaagccaaagatttactcaaggctagaaagagaccattcaagaaaggtggaaagtccaagggcaatgctaaatcaaagcaggacaagtccacatcaagctgtctttattgtgatggaataggccattacaaaagagaatgtccaaagctaaaggaagatcagaagaacggaacagtcgttccatcttcag ggactaagaagaagtag
- the LOC130462514 gene encoding uncharacterized protein has translation MQSNPTGRGGTRRKRSSLNSSRSNPTKRARGTGEDDAYADHEANEPVLESAAKKTTETALQAQPSPPASIEILDEGPVGGFIEDFHRQATSAAVTGGNSSMPPVSRSENKSGDSRLNYHLPLRTGGWIEDTPFKIPPQMKPWFETPGGEPTDQFYPTIDLLCGESVATDSAKDGGDLGYRAFKDLITPADRPQGQIDAPAAQHFNDLYKAVQSSMDLYYVYRCC, from the exons ATGCAGTCCAATCCCACAGGCCGAGGTGGAACCCGCCGGAAAAGGTCGTCTCTTAATTCCAGTCGGTCTAATCCGACTAAGAGGGCAAGGGGCACTGGTGAGGATGATGCTTACGCCGATCACGAGGCAAATGAGCCGGTCTTGGAGTCTGCTGCCAAGAAAACTACTGAAACCGCCCTTCAGGCGCAGCCGTCTCCACCAGCGTCTATTGAGATTTTGGACGAGGGTCCTGTCGGCGGTTTTATTGAGGACTTCCACCGGCAAGCTACTTCTGCTGCTGTTACCGGTGGTAATTCTAGTATGCCTCCCGTCAGTCGCAGCGAGAACAAGTCTGGGGATTCTAGGCTGAATTATCACCTACCCCTCCGCACCGGTGGTTGGATCGAGGATACTCCTTTCAAGATTCCACCGCAAATGAAGCCATGGTTCGAGACTCCTGGCGGCGAACCTACCGACCAGTTTTATCCCACCATTGACCTGTTGTGTGGGGAGTCGGTGGCTACTGATTCAGCTAAGGACGGTGGCGACTTAGGCTACCGTGCCTTTAAAGATTTGATTACGCCTGCTGACAGGCCACAAGGTCAGATTGATGCCCCTGCTGCTCAACACTTTAATGACCTCTACAAG GCCGTTCAGTCCAGCATGGATCTGTACTACGTTTACCgctgctgttag
- the LOC110776889 gene encoding protein OSCA1, translating to MASVRDIGVSAGFNLLSAFVFLLAFALLRIQPFNDRVYFPKWYLRGLRSSPLHTGAFVSKFVNLDFKSYLNFLNWMPDAIKMPESELIEHAGLDSVVYLRIYLIGLKIFVPVAVLSMVVLFPVNYTNDTLVLSKAVFSGIDKLSVSNIPLKSPRFWAHILVQYAVTFWSCYVLFKEYARVTAMRLQFMASERRRPDQFTVLARNIPPDADESISELVEHFFLVNHPDHYLTHQVVHNANKLSDLVEEKKKKQNSLVYYELKFSRNQNQRPTTKTGFLGLCGQRVDAIEYYTAEIERLNKEIAEERERAEHDPKSIMPAAFVSFKTRWGAAVCAQTHQTRNPTIWLTDWAPEPRDVYWPNLAIPYVHLSVRRLMMSVAFFFLTFFFMVPIAIVQSLASIEGIQKYAPFLNFIVENPFIKAFLSGFLPGLVLKLFLIFLPAILMMMSKFEGYEALSILERRSASRYYMFNFVNVFLVSVVAGSAMTQLDTFLKSPPNKIFEIIGIAIPLKATFFITYVMIDGWAGVAGEILRLKPLIIYHLKNWFMVKTEKDREEAMDAGSIGFNTGEPQIQLYILLAFVYAVVTPIILPFILVFFGFSYLVYRHQIINVYNQEYESAAAFWPAVHGRIVTAMVFSQLLLMGLMSTKEAASSTPFLIILPIITIWFHKFCKGRFEPAFKTYPLQEAMMKDTLERARDPNFNLKGYLQSAYIHPVFKDDDEDDNDVQNKLEMETELVPTRRQSRRNTPVPSKMSYASSPSPSSKHMDL from the exons ATGGCTTCTGTTCGTGATATAGGAGTTTCTGCTGGTTTCAATCTATTAAGTGCATTTGTGTTCTTGTTGGCAttcgcacttttgaggattcaACCTTTCAACGATAGAGTTTACTTTCCAAAATGGTACCTCAGGGGTTTAAGAAGCAGCCCGCTTCACACAGGAGCTTTTGTGAGCAAATTTGTCAACTTGGATTTCAAGTCATACTTGAATTTCTTAAATTGGATGCCAGATGCCATCAAGATGCCTGAATCCGAGCTCATTGAGCATGCTGGGTTGGATTCGGTGGTTTACTTGCGGATTTATTTGATAGG ACTGAAGATTTTTGTCCCTGTTGCTGTGCTTTCTATGGTGGTTTTGTTTCCTGTCAATTATACAAATGATACGTTAGTATTATCCAAAGCAGTTTTCAGCGGCATTGATAAGCTGTCAGTTTCAAATATACCGCTTAAATCACCAAG GTTTTGGGCTCATATATTGGTGCAATATGCCGTTACTTTTTGGTCATGCTATGTTCTGTTTAAGGAGTATGCAAGGGTTACAGCAATGCGGCTGCAATTTATGGCATCAGAAAGACGTCGTCCTGATCAATTTACT GTCCTTGCACGAAATATTCCCCCAGATGCTGATGAATCAATTAGTGAGCTTGTGGAGCACTTTTTCCTAGTCAATCACCCCGATCATTATCTCACACATCAG GTGGTTCATAATGCAAATAAGCTGTCAGATTTGGTTgaagagaagaaaaagaagcaaaatTCGTTGGTTTACTACGAACTGAAGTTTTCTAGAAACCAAAATCAACGGCCCACGACGAAG ACTGGATTTCTTGGCCTATGTGGACAACGAGTTGATGCCATAGAATATTATACTGCTGAAATTGAGAGACTAAACAAAGAA ATTGctgaagaaagagagagagctGAACACGATCCAAAGTCTATCATGCCAGCTGCTTTTGTCTCCTTTAAGACTCGATGGGGTGCTGCTGTTTGTGCACAGACGCATCAAACCAGAAATCCAACAATTTGGTTGACTGATTGGGCCCCAGAGCCACGCGATGTGTACTGGCCCAACCTAGCTATTCCGTACGTTCATCTCAGCGTCCGAAGGCTGATGATGTCTGTTGCGTTTTTCTTTCTGACATTTTTCTTCATGGTTCCAATTGCCATAGTACAATCACTGGCAAGCATTGAGGGGATTCAGAAATATGCTCCATTTTTAAACTTTATTGTAGAGAA CCCTTTTATTAAGGCATTCCTTTCAGGCTTCCTACCTGGACTTGTTTTGAAGCTTTTCCTGATCTTCCTGCCAGCAATATTAATGATGATGTCCAAATTTGAAGGCTATGAAGCATTGTCAATTCTAGAACGAAGATCAGCTTCAAGATATTATATGTTCAATTTTGTCAATGTTTTCCTTGTTAGTGTTGTAGCTGGGTCGGCAATGACGCAACTTGATACATTCCTTAAATCGCCACCAAACAA GATCTTTGAGATAATTGGTATAGCAATTCCGTTGAAAGCAACTTTCTTTATAACTTACGTTATGATTGATGGATGGGCTGGTGTTGCTGGTGAGATCCTGAGATTGAAACCTTTGATTATATACCACTTGAAGAATTGGTTTATGGTGAAAACTGAGAAGGACAGGGAAGAAGCCATGGATGCAGGAAGCATCGGGTTTAACACGGGAGAACCTCAAATACAATTATACATATTGTTGGCCTTTGTTTATGCTGTCGTTACTCCAATTATACTTCCTTTCATTTTGGTCTTCTTCGGCTTCTCTTATCTTGTCTACAGACATCAG ATCATAAACGTTTACAACCAAGAGTATGAAAGTGCTGCTGCATTCTGGCCTGCTGTCCATGGAAGAATTGTTACAGCAATGGTTTTCTCTCAGTTGCTTCTGATGGGATTGATGAGCACAAAGGAAGCTGCTTCATCAACACCGTTTCTCATTATACTTCCAATTATTACTATATGGTTTCATAAGTTCTGCAAGGGTCGATTTGAGCCTGCATTCAAGACTTATCCTCTACAG GAAGCAATGATGAAAGACACTCTAGAACGTGCAAGGGATCCGAACTTCAACTTGAAAGGATACCTTCAGAGTGCGTACATACATCCCGTGTTTaaagatgatgatgaagatgacaACGATGTGCAGAACAAGTTGGAGATGGAAACGGAGCTTGTTCCAACTAGACGCCAGTCAAGAAGAAACACTCCAGTGCCAAGCAAAATGAGCTACGCGTCTTCACCTTCTCCATCATCTAAACATATGGACCTATGA
- the LOC110776885 gene encoding 60S ribosomal protein L15, producing MGAYKYMQELWRKKQSDVMRFTQRVRCWEYRQLPSIVRVTHPTRPDKARRLGYKAKQGFVVYRVRVRRGGRKRPVPKGIVYGKPTNQGVTQLKFQRSKRSVAEERAGRKLGGLRVLNSYWVNEDSTYKYFEVILVDTAHNAIRNDPRVNWICNPVHKHRELRGLTSAGKKYRGLRGRGHRHHKARPSRRATWKRNQTLSLRRYR from the exons ATGG GTGCGTACAAGTATATGCAAGAGCTATGGAGGAAGAAACAATCCGATGTGATGAGGTTCACACAAAGAGTCAGGTGCTGGGAGTATCGTCAGCTTCCTTCCATTGTCCGTGTCACTCACCCTACTCGCCCTGACAAAGCTCGCCGTCTTGGGTACAAGGCCAAGCAG GGTTTTGTTGTTTACCGTGTCCGTGTGAGGAGAGGTGGTCGCAAGAGGCCCGTACCAAAGGGTATCGTCTACGGTAAGCCCACCAACCAGGGAGTTACTCAATTGAAGTTCCAGCGTAGTAAGAGGTCAGTTGCTGAGGAGCGTGCTGGTCGCAAATTGGGTGGTCTTAGGGTCCTCAATTCATACTGGGTCAATGAG GATTCCACCTACAAGTACTTTGAAGTCATTCTCGTTGACACAGCACACAATGCTATCAGGAATGACCCAAGAGTCAACTGGATCTGCAACCCGGTTCACAAGCACAGAGAGCTTCGTGGTCTTACCTCTGCTGGTAAGAAGTACAGAGGTCTCCGCGGCAGAGGTCACAGACACCACAAGGCAAGGCCTTCTCGCCGTGCAACCTGGAAGAGGAACCAAACACTCTCTCTCCGCCGTTACCGATAG
- the LOC110776892 gene encoding lysine-specific demethylase JMJ29, translated as MQVMVANERQMNGMKRRMEGSFDEEIDKAVSELKRRRLGETIGNYLFGDCASDEAEEERVDLEEEADTTDEDFVISMCRSRRSNTSAVKRKSVRAVVKKTRSTVRTRHSEPNDWGRNIIDLSNTSSESSDSNTSPHSSLTFNSHSSPNSTLCANYDGKSVVRSLNNTMEKREKHLTCHQCKKSDRRAVVPCIKCNEKQYCVRCIRQWYPQASEVELAQACPFCRKICNCNECLHSINSIETSSGETLDQEKAQHLTYLVTTLLPFIRQIQYEQSLEIMLESKILGATVSEEDIQETSSFDDERIYCNQCATSIFDLHRSCKNCSFELCLSCCREIRQGSLFGGPEIVSHEYIHQGYEYLHGGDPLLSCLPQSHTVPTLTTWVVNNDNTIPCPSKDRGGCGVGSLELRRILPLHWIRNLETRVENVVKDKAVNGNGVKATGIVPGPGPRKRQAAYRKNFNDNFLYCPDANQIHTVDGMIQFKKHWGKGQPVIVRDTLSQTLGLSWEPMVMSRALCENVDSNIKAVDCLANCEVEISTREFFKGYTKGRSYDNLWPEMLKLKDWPPSDKFENLLPRHCDEFISALPFQDYTDPRNGILNIATLLPSNILKPDLGPKTYIAYGTSQELGRGDSVTKLHCDMSDAVNILMHTADVSLSVDQVSEIDTLKKKHKAQDRRELQCSVSGQEELDLHQPRGITAKGAALWDIFRREDVSLLEKYLREHSKEFRHAYCSPVEQVIHPIHDQSFYLTSEHKRKLKEEYGIEPWTFEQKLGEAVFIPAGCPHQVRNLKSCTKVAVDFVSPENIAECFRLTEEFRKLPKFHKAREDKLEIKKMILHAANRAVKHLEEMKSD; from the exons ATGCAGGTAATGGTTGCGAACGAAAGGCAGATGAATGGGATGAAAAGGAGGATGGAAGGAAGCTTTGATGAAGAAATAGACAAGGCTGTTTCTGAATTGAAACGACGTCGTCTTGGTGAAACAATTGGGAACTATTTGTTTGGTGACTGTGCAAGTGATGAGGCAGAAGAAGAGAGGGTTGACTTAGAAGAAGAGGCAGATACAACTGATGAGGATTTCGTGATCTCAATGTGTAGAAGTAGAAGATCAAATACTAGTGCAGTGAAGCGAAAATCAGTTCGAGCAGTGGTTAAGAAAACTCGTTCTACTGTTAGAACTAGGCACTCCGAGCCTAACGATTGGGGAAGGAACATAATTGATTTGAGTAATACTTCGTCTGAGAGTTCAGATTCGAATACTTCCCCTCATTCTTCGCTCACATTCAACTCCCACTCCTCACCTAATTCAACTTTATGCGCGAATTATGATGGAAAGAGTGTCGTACGATCACTCAATAATACAATG GAAAAACGAGAAAAGCATTTGACATGTCATCAGTGCAAAAAATCTGACAGACGAGCAGTTGTTCCGTGCATCAAGTGCAACGAAAAGCAATACTGTGTGCGATGTATCAGACAATG GTATCCTCAAGCTTCTGAAGTGGAACTTGCACAAGCATGTCCCTTTTGTcggaaaatttgtaattgtaatgaATGTCTACACTCCATAAATTCAATCGAG ACATCAAGTGGAGAAACCCTTGACCAAGAAAAGGCACAACATCTCACATATCTTGTCACAACACTGTTGCCATTCATAAGACAAATTCAGTACGAGCAGTCTCTAGAAATAATGTTGGAGTCTAAGATATTAG GTGCTACTGTGAGTGAAGAAGACATACAGGAGACTTCGAGTTTTGATGATGAGCGAATTTACTG CAACCAATGTGCAACTTCAATTTTTGATCTTCACCGAAGTTGCAAAAACTGTTCTTTTGAACTTTGTTTGAGCTGTTGTCGAGAGATCCGCCAAGGAAGCCTCTTTGGAGGCCCTGAAATAGTTTCACACGAATACATTCACCAGGGATATGAATATTTACATGGCGGCGATCCTTTGCTAAGTTGTCTACCTCAATCCCACACTGTACCTACATTGACTACATGGGTTGTTAACAATGACAACACTATTCCTTGCCCTTCGAAAGATCGAGGAGGATGTGGTGTTGGATCTTTGGAGTTGAGGAGAATTCTTCCTTTACATTGGATACGGAACTTGGAAACAAGGGTAGAAAATGTGGTAAAAGACAAGGCTGTAAACGGCAATGGGGTAAAAGCAACGGGTATTGTACCGGGTCCTGGTCCCCGAAAGAGGCAAGCAGCTTACCGGAAAAATTTCAATGATAACTTTTTGTATTGTCCGGATGCCAATCAGATTCACACAGTTGACGGGATGATACAGTTTAAGAAACATTGGGGAAAGGGACAACCTGTGATTGTCCGAGACACTTTGTCTCAGACACTCGGTTTGAGTTGGGAGCCGATGGTAATGTCGCGTGCACTTTGTGAAAATGTCGACTCGAACATCAAAGCTGTGGACTGCCTAGCTAACTGTGAG GTTGAAATTAGCACTAGAGAATTTTTCAAAGGATACACAAAAGGTAGAAGTTATGATAACTTATGGCCTGAGATGTTGAAGCTAAAAGACTGGCCTCCATCAGACAAGTTCGAAAATCTTTTGCCACGTCATTGTGATGAATTTATTAGCGCATTGCCATTTCAAGATTACACGGATCCGAGAAACGGCATATTAAACATTGCTACTCTTTTACCTTCGAACATCCTCAAACCGGACTTGGGACCGAAGACGTATATAGCTTACGGGACTTCTCAAGAGCTCGGAAGAGGAGATTCCGTGACTAAGCTTCATTGTGATATGTCAGATGCG GTAAATATCTTGATGCATACGGCTGATGTTTCTTTGAGTGTCGATCAAGTGTCGGAGATTGACACACtaaaaaagaaacacaaagcTCAAGATCGAAGAGAATTGCAGTGCTCAGTTTCCGGTCAGGAAGAACTCGATCTTCATCAGCCGCGTGGTATAACAGCAAAGGGTGCAGCTCTTTGGGACATTTTCAGGAGGGAAGATGTATCTTTGTTAGAAAAATATTTGAGGGAACACTCCAAAGAATTCAGACATGCTTATTGCTCTCCTGTAGAACAG GTAATCCATCCCATTCATGATCAGTCCTTCTACTTGACCTCAGAGCACAAGCGAAAGCTGAAGGAGGAATATG GTATTGAACCCTGGACATTTGAGCAGAAGCTAGGAGAGGCAGTGTTCATACCTGCTGGTTGTCCACATCAGGTTCGAAATCTCAAG TCATGCACAAAGGTAGCTGTGGATTTCGTCTCACCAGAAAACATTGCAGAGTGTTTTCGACTGACAGAAGAGTTCCGAAAACTCCCAAAATTCCACAAGGCTCGAGAAGATAAACTCGAG ATCAAGAAGATGATTCTTCATGCAGCTAATCGAGCAGTAAAACATTTAGAGGAGATGAAATCAGACTAG